A single Sporosarcina sp. FSL W8-0480 DNA region contains:
- a CDS encoding sulfatase-like hydrolase/transferase has translation MAQESINQSDGVKRQKKKPNFLFIIVDEERYPLVYENEELSQWRKTHLKTHELLRDNGMWFSNHYIGSTACAPSRATLFTGQYPSLHGVTQTPGAAKGSFDADLFWLDPNTVPTLGDYFRTAGYRTFWKGKWHISEEDILIPGTHDSLSSYDPNTGAPNRENTRMYERANRLEPFGFSGWIGPEPHGSDPRNSGSSAGSGVSGRDVIYAEEVVSLLNDLEKGHTEESKPWLIVSSFVNPHDIVLLGLFTRMLPTFNFKVDPSVPVIPPAPTAGESLHTKPTAQKSYRDTYQLALQPTFDTDFLRRFYFSLQKEVDDEMFKVFEALRKSIFYEDTIVVFTSDHGDLLGSHGGLFQKWHNAYEESLHVPLIVHSPKLFSGREETNILTSHVDIIPTLLALADIPSDYVQDKLRRDHTEVHPLVGRDLTPILKGKRTFSRSKEPLYFMTDDEFSRGLNQVTLTGKPYESVTQPNHLETVITTLKTGENNSEEKWKLSRYYDNPQFWSEPNVEDKITVTKGTFPISDTSEAVLSVVTTKTEPVLVQYEMYNVTADPYEEKNLAHPKYATPETKFIQHTLLKILEEQAKQKRLYPTSGNAKGEC, from the coding sequence TTGGCGCAAGAATCTATAAATCAGTCCGATGGCGTGAAACGACAAAAGAAGAAACCGAATTTCCTTTTCATCATTGTTGATGAAGAGCGTTACCCACTTGTCTATGAGAACGAAGAACTCAGCCAATGGAGGAAGACGCATTTGAAAACACATGAACTTCTTCGTGATAATGGAATGTGGTTTTCCAATCATTATATTGGAAGTACAGCTTGTGCCCCAAGTAGGGCGACATTGTTTACTGGCCAGTACCCGTCCCTTCACGGCGTGACTCAAACACCGGGTGCTGCGAAAGGTTCGTTTGATGCTGATCTGTTTTGGCTCGACCCGAATACCGTGCCGACCCTTGGTGATTACTTCCGTACCGCGGGTTACCGTACTTTTTGGAAAGGGAAATGGCATATATCCGAAGAAGACATATTGATACCAGGTACACATGATTCATTGTCAAGTTATGATCCGAATACGGGTGCACCGAACCGTGAGAATACCCGGATGTATGAACGAGCCAATCGCCTTGAACCATTTGGATTTTCAGGATGGATAGGTCCCGAACCACATGGCAGCGATCCAAGGAATTCCGGATCATCCGCAGGGAGTGGGGTAAGTGGGCGTGACGTAATCTATGCTGAAGAAGTCGTGTCACTATTGAATGATCTCGAGAAGGGGCATACAGAAGAAAGCAAGCCTTGGCTAATCGTCTCATCCTTCGTCAATCCCCACGACATTGTTTTACTTGGATTATTCACTCGTATGCTTCCAACGTTCAACTTTAAAGTAGATCCTTCCGTGCCGGTAATTCCTCCCGCTCCAACTGCCGGTGAAAGTCTTCATACAAAACCGACTGCCCAGAAGAGTTATCGAGATACGTACCAATTGGCTTTGCAACCGACATTCGATACGGATTTTCTCAGACGATTCTATTTTTCACTTCAAAAAGAAGTGGATGATGAAATGTTTAAAGTGTTTGAGGCACTTCGAAAATCAATCTTTTATGAGGATACGATTGTTGTTTTCACATCCGATCACGGTGATTTATTAGGCTCGCATGGTGGCTTGTTTCAAAAATGGCATAATGCATACGAGGAATCTTTACATGTCCCATTAATCGTCCACAGCCCCAAACTCTTCTCAGGAAGAGAGGAAACTAACATATTAACAAGTCATGTTGATATTATTCCTACCTTATTAGCGCTTGCTGATATTCCAAGTGATTATGTTCAGGATAAACTAAGGCGGGATCATACTGAGGTGCATCCGCTTGTTGGGCGCGATTTAACACCAATTTTAAAAGGAAAGAGAACGTTTTCGCGATCCAAAGAACCACTTTATTTCATGACGGATGATGAGTTTTCAAGAGGGTTAAATCAAGTTACGCTAACTGGTAAACCATATGAGTCTGTTACGCAACCAAATCATTTAGAGACCGTTATTACGACATTGAAAACAGGAGAGAATAATAGCGAGGAAAAATGGAAACTATCTCGTTACTACGACAATCCACAGTTTTGGAGCGAGCCGAACGTAGAGGATAAAATTACGGTAACGAAAGGGACTTTCCCAATTTCCGATACAAGCGAGGCAGTCCTTTCCGTCGTTACGACTAAAACGGAACCCGTGTTAGTACAATATGAAATGTACAATGTTACCGCAGATCCATATGAGGAAAAAAACCTTGCACACCCCAAATATGCAACACCGGAAACAAAGTTCATCCAACATACATTACTAAAAATTCTTGAGGAACAGGCCAAACAGAAAAGACTTTATCCGACAAGCGGGAATGCTAAAGGCGAGTGTTAG
- a CDS encoding helix-turn-helix transcriptional regulator: protein MAATTNFIRLVGEHLRMIRELKGINQEELAENAGIARARISEIENGKGNATLGTLAKVMEALEIAPMEIFNFQNLSNTTDITDKKLLIEIHRARLMERELSEIQYVIDNTETVLKLMDKKTGYGKK from the coding sequence GTGGCAGCTACTACAAACTTCATACGGCTTGTCGGAGAACATCTACGGATGATCAGGGAACTAAAAGGCATAAACCAGGAAGAATTGGCGGAAAATGCGGGAATTGCGAGAGCTCGAATTTCAGAAATTGAGAATGGAAAAGGCAATGCCACGTTAGGAACACTGGCTAAAGTAATGGAAGCTTTGGAGATTGCACCAATGGAAATATTCAACTTCCAGAACTTGTCCAACACAACTGATATAACAGACAAGAAGCTATTGATTGAAATTCATCGGGCAAGGCTTATGGAACGCGAGTTAAGTGAAATCCAATATGTAATCGATAATACAGAAACCGTTCTGAAGCTTATGGATAAAAAGACGGGGTATGGTAAAAAATAA
- a CDS encoding SEC-C metal-binding domain-containing protein → MIGRNDPCPCGSGKKYKKCCQSKEAVSVETVQKEELERVLQSFYDEYPERKDIPDYMKIANEWKSSLMKYLPEEMIEAIVLDEFFFHHRSDIWIGYLDKQKRRLVRPSVLRVVDSWQQPRAFIGEVKEVDDAYITVQMIFTDEVIRLRREGEKPIPEGVHLYCFILPDGTGNEDHYLAVSSLIFFPTDHADVIKEFAKRYSSEQPVYTFIKENSLEFWRSLGAAGYAGGEFTNFESGVLLSAMEFLQKHDRDPNKLLDVIEDFLVEQQPNARKEVAIAAGAIRFGQENAFFEPLSMTLKEIAEWFEVSPSSMTKYYKELDAYYSSLIKA, encoded by the coding sequence ATGATCGGAAGAAATGACCCATGCCCTTGTGGTAGCGGCAAGAAATATAAGAAATGTTGCCAATCAAAAGAAGCCGTCTCTGTTGAAACGGTTCAAAAGGAAGAACTGGAGCGAGTACTTCAATCATTTTATGACGAATATCCGGAACGGAAAGATATACCTGATTACATGAAGATAGCTAATGAATGGAAAAGTTCATTAATGAAGTATTTACCAGAGGAAATGATCGAAGCGATTGTGTTGGATGAATTCTTTTTCCATCATCGTTCCGACATCTGGATTGGATATTTGGATAAACAGAAAAGAAGATTAGTTCGTCCGTCAGTATTACGTGTAGTCGACTCTTGGCAGCAACCTCGTGCATTTATCGGGGAAGTGAAAGAAGTGGATGATGCTTACATAACCGTTCAAATGATCTTTACGGATGAAGTAATCCGGTTACGGCGTGAAGGTGAGAAGCCTATACCAGAAGGGGTTCACTTATATTGCTTCATCCTGCCTGACGGAACTGGAAATGAAGATCACTATTTAGCAGTATCAAGTCTAATCTTCTTCCCGACAGACCATGCGGATGTCATTAAGGAGTTCGCGAAACGATATTCATCAGAGCAACCGGTTTATACATTTATAAAGGAAAATTCATTGGAGTTCTGGCGGAGCCTTGGCGCTGCCGGCTATGCGGGTGGAGAGTTTACAAATTTTGAATCGGGTGTTTTATTATCAGCTATGGAGTTCTTACAAAAACACGATCGGGATCCGAATAAACTGCTTGATGTGATTGAAGACTTTTTAGTGGAGCAACAACCGAATGCAAGGAAGGAAGTGGCGATTGCGGCAGGTGCTATCCGTTTTGGACAGGAAAATGCGTTTTTCGAGCCGCTGTCGATGACGTTAAAAGAGATTGCTGAATGGTTTGAAGTATCTCCCTCATCGATGACCAAGTATTATAAGGAATTGGATGCTTATTATAGCAGTCTAATAAAGGCTTAA
- a CDS encoding NUDIX hydrolase has translation MAMPTHIVACGGLVEDGEGNLLIVKTHHGGWVFPGGQVEVGENLMDGVIREVKEESGIDVEVSHLIGVYTNSAIYKWYDGVTDVPTKVMFDFACKPIGGELSTSDETSDCKWVHRDEVLDYIKNPAYTARVKAYFEFDGNVNYLEYVTKPEFEVKLSRKM, from the coding sequence ATGGCAATGCCGACTCATATTGTAGCTTGTGGAGGACTTGTGGAAGATGGGGAAGGGAATTTATTGATCGTTAAAACACATCATGGAGGCTGGGTGTTTCCTGGGGGGCAGGTCGAAGTAGGAGAAAACTTGATGGACGGCGTTATCCGGGAAGTGAAAGAAGAAAGCGGAATCGATGTGGAAGTCAGTCATTTGATAGGGGTATATACGAATTCTGCGATTTACAAATGGTATGACGGAGTGACGGATGTTCCGACGAAAGTCATGTTCGATTTTGCATGCAAACCGATTGGCGGAGAGTTGAGTACATCGGATGAGACATCGGATTGCAAATGGGTTCATAGGGATGAAGTGTTGGACTATATCAAGAATCCTGCCTATACGGCAAGAGTAAAAGCCTATTTTGAATTCGATGGGAACGTTAACTATTTGGAGTATGTAACAAAACCTGAATTTGAAGTGAAATTGAGTAGGAAGATGTAA
- a CDS encoding YkoF family thiamine/hydroxymethylpyrimidine-binding protein, with amino-acid sequence MECGLSPIVGFRFSLYPMADDFVSVIKGALKETDTSNVWMHTDDVSTVIRGKQVHVFNVAKAIALHAAKTGKHIALSGTFSAGCPGDTAGDVYLEKGEKIANTDATKQYVSSQFALYPMNNPGYMEIIYREVDRAKKQGVFNESMHYASGIHGDIHDVFAFYEEAFSNARSEEHKHLVMTVTMSINSPSHGGC; translated from the coding sequence ATGGAATGTGGATTAAGTCCCATCGTCGGATTTCGTTTTTCGTTATATCCGATGGCAGATGATTTTGTGAGTGTGATTAAAGGAGCGCTGAAGGAGACGGACACGTCAAATGTGTGGATGCATACGGATGATGTGTCCACGGTTATTCGTGGCAAGCAAGTACATGTGTTTAACGTGGCGAAGGCGATTGCACTTCATGCTGCAAAAACAGGGAAGCATATCGCGTTATCCGGCACCTTCTCGGCAGGATGCCCAGGAGATACTGCTGGCGATGTGTATTTGGAGAAAGGTGAGAAGATCGCGAATACGGATGCGACGAAGCAATATGTCTCCTCTCAATTTGCACTATATCCGATGAATAATCCGGGATATATGGAAATCATATATCGCGAAGTGGATCGGGCAAAGAAGCAAGGTGTGTTCAATGAATCAATGCATTATGCAAGTGGTATTCACGGGGATATCCATGATGTGTTTGCATTTTATGAAGAAGCTTTCAGCAATGCACGTTCTGAAGAACATAAGCATTTGGTCATGACAGTTACGATGAGCATCAATAGTCCGTCACATGGGGGATGTTAA
- a CDS encoding ECF transporter S component — MLKAWKLKEVVLMSLFSVVFGIVYLLFLHVGNIWSGFIGPIAYEWIFGIWFIVSIICMYIIRKPGAAVISETIAAAIEVLLGNAVGPRLILAGVIQGLGAEAAFAATRYRRFDVWVLMLAGVGASVFSFTYGYFLGGFTVFSTGYVLLMLGIRIMSGAVIAGIGGKAVVDGLLATGSLKGYAITRAKKGEARA; from the coding sequence ATGTTGAAGGCATGGAAGCTGAAAGAGGTTGTCCTCATGTCGTTGTTTTCAGTCGTGTTCGGAATCGTCTACCTGCTGTTTTTACATGTCGGGAATATTTGGTCGGGTTTTATTGGCCCAATTGCGTATGAATGGATTTTCGGTATCTGGTTCATTGTTTCGATCATCTGTATGTATATTATCCGAAAACCCGGGGCGGCTGTTATTTCGGAAACAATTGCCGCAGCCATTGAGGTGTTGTTGGGAAATGCGGTCGGTCCGCGTTTGATACTTGCAGGAGTAATTCAGGGATTAGGTGCCGAGGCGGCATTTGCTGCGACGCGCTATAGAAGGTTTGATGTATGGGTGCTGATGTTGGCGGGTGTTGGTGCCTCTGTGTTCAGTTTCACGTATGGTTATTTCTTAGGTGGTTTTACAGTTTTCAGCACAGGATATGTACTGCTCATGCTTGGCATCCGGATTATGAGTGGAGCGGTGATTGCGGGAATTGGTGGGAAGGCAGTCGTCGATGGATTGCTTGCTACTGGCTCGCTTAAGGGATATGCCATCACGCGTGCGAAAAAAGGTGAGGCTCGTGCGTGA
- a CDS encoding ABC transporter ATP-binding protein, giving the protein MREVIQFDNVSFRYPDEEEWIFENLSFSVERGEKVVITGPSGSGKSTLLYLCNRLYPENCDGIVKGSVTLFDKESKSYSPGEVNHRMATVFQDPDAQFCMPTVEEELAFTLENLNVDREEMESRIQDVLELTGLTKFRHSVIQQLSGGEKQRIAIGCALVMEPEVLLLDEPISHLDPYTAKQFIWWLDDLKRKRSLTILAIEHRLDLWGDFFDREIQLERINDFNPISKRVSSRQEHQSLVVSNVSTDTFLKDVSFTLSRGEVAVLAGPNGSGKSTMLKALCRMIPAGGIVRPSNLGYVPQSPEFLFVTNTVREEIAYGGGANVKELIDRLNLSAISDANPFAVSHGQKRRVAIASMLCDGREIILMDEPTSGQDAASLVELFRLIDERAREGTTFLIVTHDMEFAFKVADSILLMKEGSLTGKFEAERVWCDKQIIEAHHLLQPKGWLEREVCFA; this is encoded by the coding sequence GTGCGTGAAGTAATCCAGTTTGATAACGTAAGTTTCCGCTATCCAGATGAAGAGGAGTGGATTTTTGAAAATCTATCATTCTCTGTCGAAAGAGGGGAAAAGGTTGTTATTACGGGGCCAAGCGGTAGTGGCAAATCGACGCTTCTTTATCTTTGCAACCGGCTGTATCCAGAAAACTGTGATGGAATCGTAAAGGGCTCTGTTACGTTATTTGATAAAGAAAGCAAGTCCTATTCTCCTGGTGAAGTGAATCACCGGATGGCGACTGTTTTCCAAGATCCTGATGCGCAGTTCTGCATGCCAACTGTCGAAGAGGAGCTTGCGTTCACACTCGAAAACCTAAATGTAGATCGTGAAGAAATGGAGTCGCGGATTCAGGATGTTTTAGAGCTGACAGGGTTGACCAAGTTTCGTCATTCCGTCATTCAGCAGTTATCAGGCGGGGAAAAACAACGGATTGCAATCGGATGTGCACTGGTCATGGAGCCGGAAGTACTTCTCCTTGATGAACCGATTTCCCATTTGGATCCGTATACTGCAAAGCAGTTTATTTGGTGGCTTGATGACCTCAAACGGAAACGATCTTTGACGATATTGGCGATTGAGCATCGGCTCGATTTATGGGGTGATTTTTTCGATCGTGAAATTCAGTTAGAGCGAATAAATGATTTCAATCCAATTTCCAAGAGGGTCAGCAGTAGGCAGGAGCACCAATCATTGGTTGTAAGCAATGTCAGTACGGATACATTCCTGAAAGACGTTTCCTTCACTTTGAGTCGGGGGGAGGTGGCGGTACTTGCAGGACCGAATGGAAGTGGCAAATCAACGATGTTGAAAGCACTATGCCGAATGATTCCTGCAGGTGGAATTGTTCGTCCCTCCAATTTAGGGTATGTCCCACAATCGCCGGAATTTTTATTCGTAACGAATACGGTCCGGGAGGAAATTGCGTACGGCGGCGGTGCAAATGTGAAGGAATTAATTGATAGGCTGAACTTGTCGGCGATTTCGGATGCCAATCCTTTTGCTGTGAGCCATGGCCAAAAGAGGCGAGTTGCAATTGCTTCGATGCTGTGTGACGGCAGGGAAATCATCTTGATGGATGAACCGACATCCGGGCAAGACGCCGCTTCGCTTGTCGAGTTGTTCCGCTTAATTGACGAGCGAGCAAGGGAAGGGACCACCTTTTTGATCGTCACTCATGATATGGAATTTGCGTTCAAAGTGGCGGATTCGATTTTATTGATGAAAGAGGGTTCGCTGACAGGCAAGTTCGAGGCCGAGCGCGTATGGTGTGACAAGCAAATAATCGAAGCACATCACTTGCTTCAGCCGAAAGGGTGGTTAGAACGTGAAGTCTGCTTTGCATAA
- a CDS encoding energy-coupling factor transporter transmembrane component T, with translation MKSALHNMNPSVKFLLVTICMFTLAFFFNPWTPLFVWIGVLLIQLFFSRINWKVWIVFMIPFFIMAFGYFWTTLVFAEDKSGPVVLSIWSINITEVQLNHALSLSFRVLAFSGLSLLFALTTNPVSFILSLMQQLKLSPKIAYSVLVGYQFLPVLKDEFVQIQQAHRLRGAIQKKNVIHRLWHLRKILLPMLAGAVRKAERAAFAMEARGFKGERRGSFYKVIPIGKVDGYMGSLFMLLLIVSCLSA, from the coding sequence GTGAAGTCTGCTTTGCATAATATGAACCCATCGGTGAAATTTCTGCTTGTCACGATTTGCATGTTCACGCTTGCCTTCTTTTTCAATCCGTGGACGCCGCTATTCGTCTGGATCGGTGTGCTTCTGATCCAGCTGTTTTTCAGTCGGATCAATTGGAAAGTGTGGATTGTATTTATGATTCCATTTTTCATTATGGCCTTCGGTTACTTTTGGACGACGCTTGTGTTTGCGGAAGACAAATCAGGACCAGTTGTACTATCGATTTGGTCAATTAACATTACGGAAGTCCAGTTGAACCATGCTTTGTCTTTAAGCTTTCGTGTCTTGGCGTTTTCCGGTTTGTCTTTGCTATTTGCATTAACGACAAACCCAGTCTCATTCATTTTAAGCTTAATGCAGCAATTGAAGCTCTCACCGAAAATCGCTTATAGCGTATTGGTCGGTTATCAGTTTCTCCCTGTCTTGAAGGATGAATTTGTGCAAATCCAGCAAGCTCATCGTCTTAGAGGGGCAATACAAAAGAAAAATGTAATTCATCGACTTTGGCATTTGAGGAAGATTCTTCTCCCGATGCTTGCAGGGGCGGTACGGAAAGCGGAACGGGCAGCATTTGCAATGGAAGCAAGGGGATTTAAGGGCGAAAGAAGGGGGAGCTTTTACAAAGTTATACCAATCGGTAAGGTGGATGGCTATATGGGTAGTCTTTTCATG